One genomic window of Cupriavidus malaysiensis includes the following:
- a CDS encoding NADH-quinone oxidoreductase subunit M → MVLSFAIWLPIFFGLLVLAFGSDRSKCFVRWMSLFGSLVSFVATLPLMFHFDRSTAAMQFVEKSTWIERFNIQYHLGVDGISMWFVVLTAFITVIVVISAWEVITERVAEYMAAFLILSGLMVGVFAALDGLLFYVFFEATLIPMYIIIGVWGGPNRVYAAFKFFLYTLLGSLLTLVALIYLYNKTGTFEILQWHDAKLSMNEQIALFVAFFMAFAVKVPMWPVHTWLPDAHVEAPTGGSVVLAAIMLKLGAYGFLRFSLPIAPDASHTLAPFIITISLIAVIYIGLVALVQADMKKLVAYSSIAHMGFVTLGFFIFSEIGIEGGIVQMISHGFISGAMFLCIGVLYDRVHSRQIADYGGVVNTMPKYAALAVFFAMANCGLPATSGFVGEFMVILGSVKYNFWIGLLAATALILGAAYSLWMVKRVVFGDMVHQHVRELADLNKREFFMLGVLALMTLYMGLYPKPFTDVMHASVVNLLSHVAQSKL, encoded by the coding sequence ATGGTTCTGTCATTCGCAATCTGGCTGCCTATCTTCTTCGGCTTGCTGGTGCTCGCCTTCGGTTCGGACCGCAGCAAGTGCTTCGTGCGCTGGATGTCGCTGTTCGGCTCGCTGGTGAGCTTCGTCGCCACCCTGCCGCTGATGTTCCACTTCGACCGCTCCACGGCGGCCATGCAGTTCGTGGAGAAGTCGACCTGGATCGAACGCTTCAACATCCAGTACCACCTGGGTGTCGACGGCATCTCGATGTGGTTCGTGGTGCTGACCGCCTTCATCACCGTGATCGTGGTGATCTCGGCCTGGGAGGTGATCACCGAGCGCGTGGCCGAGTACATGGCCGCGTTCCTGATCCTGTCCGGCCTGATGGTCGGCGTGTTCGCGGCGCTGGACGGCCTGCTGTTCTACGTGTTCTTCGAGGCCACGCTGATCCCGATGTACATCATCATCGGTGTCTGGGGCGGTCCGAACCGTGTCTACGCAGCCTTCAAGTTCTTCCTGTACACGCTGCTGGGCTCGCTGCTGACGCTGGTCGCGCTGATCTACCTGTACAACAAGACGGGTACCTTCGAGATCCTGCAATGGCATGACGCCAAGCTGTCGATGAACGAGCAGATCGCGCTGTTCGTCGCCTTCTTCATGGCCTTCGCGGTCAAGGTGCCGATGTGGCCGGTGCACACCTGGCTGCCCGACGCCCACGTGGAAGCGCCGACCGGCGGTTCGGTGGTGCTGGCTGCCATCATGCTGAAGCTGGGTGCCTACGGCTTCCTGCGGTTCTCGCTGCCGATCGCGCCGGACGCCAGCCATACGCTGGCCCCGTTCATCATCACCATCTCGCTGATCGCGGTGATCTACATCGGCCTGGTGGCGCTGGTGCAGGCCGACATGAAAAAGCTGGTCGCCTACTCGTCGATCGCGCACATGGGCTTCGTCACGCTGGGCTTCTTCATCTTCAGCGAGATCGGTATCGAAGGCGGCATCGTGCAGATGATCTCGCACGGCTTCATCTCGGGCGCGATGTTCCTGTGCATCGGCGTGCTGTACGACCGCGTGCACTCGCGCCAGATCGCCGACTACGGCGGCGTGGTCAACACCATGCCGAAGTACGCCGCGCTCGCCGTGTTCTTCGCCATGGCCAACTGCGGCCTGCCCGCGACTTCCGGCTTCGTCGGCGAGTTCATGGTGATCCTGGGTTCGGTCAAGTACAACTTCTGGATCGGCCTGCTGGCGGCGACCGCCCTGATCCTCGGTGCGGCCTACTCGCTGTGGATGGTCAAGCGCGTGGTGTTCGGCGACATGGTGCACCAGCACGTGCGTGAACTGGCCGACCTGAACAAGCGCGAGTTCTTCATGCTCGGTGTGCTGGCCCTGATGACCCTGTACATGGGCCTGTACCCGAAACCCTTTACCGACGTGATGCACGCGTCCGTGGTGAACCTGCTGTCCCACGTGGCACAGTCCAAGCTGTAA
- the nuoN gene encoding NADH-quinone oxidoreductase subunit NuoN, producing MQPSSSSLAPVAPIIFLAVAIAAINWIDLARGKGKQSVAYPLSLLATLVLTFWFGLDAAGGETHYVFANLVVVDPMANVLSAFCSLGMFATLVYTRNYLAERDMFAGEFYMLSLFTLGGQIVMITGNNFLTLYLGLELLSLSSYALVALRRDSRVTSESAMKYFVLGALASGFLLYGMSMMYGATGSLNLGEVFRVVESGRVNNTMLAFGVVFLVAGLSFKLGAAPFHMWIPDIYQGSPTAVTLLIAGGPKVAAFALMLRVLVEGLLPLAVDWQMMLVVMSVASLAIGNLTAIVQTNLKRMLAYSTISHMGFVLLGMLSGVAGGKADGAAGAYSASMFYSVTYLLTTLGTFGLILLRTSKGFEAETLEDLKGMSRRNPWFAFLMLVMMFSLAGIPPTVGFYAKLSVLQAVVSTGQTWLAVVAVLFSLIGAFYYLRVVKLMYFDAPVGEEKMEATFGLRSLLSLNGLAIILLGIFPAALMNLCYTAIRATLAS from the coding sequence ATGCAACCGTCCTCTTCTAGTCTGGCACCTGTGGCGCCAATCATCTTCCTGGCCGTGGCCATCGCGGCGATCAACTGGATCGACCTGGCGCGCGGCAAGGGCAAGCAGAGCGTCGCCTATCCGCTGTCGCTGCTGGCGACGCTGGTGCTGACGTTCTGGTTCGGCCTGGACGCAGCCGGTGGCGAGACGCACTACGTCTTCGCCAACCTGGTGGTGGTCGACCCGATGGCCAACGTGCTGTCGGCCTTCTGCAGCCTGGGCATGTTCGCCACGCTGGTCTACACCCGCAACTACCTCGCCGAGCGCGACATGTTCGCCGGCGAGTTCTACATGCTGTCGCTGTTCACGCTGGGCGGCCAGATCGTGATGATCACCGGCAACAACTTCCTGACCCTGTACCTGGGCCTGGAACTGCTGTCGCTGTCGTCGTACGCCCTGGTGGCCCTGCGCCGCGATTCGCGCGTGACCTCCGAATCGGCGATGAAGTACTTCGTGCTGGGCGCGCTGGCTTCGGGCTTCCTGCTGTACGGCATGTCGATGATGTACGGCGCGACCGGTTCGCTGAACCTGGGCGAGGTGTTCCGCGTGGTCGAGTCCGGCCGCGTCAACAACACCATGCTGGCCTTCGGCGTGGTCTTCCTCGTCGCCGGCCTGTCGTTCAAGCTCGGCGCCGCACCGTTCCACATGTGGATCCCCGACATCTACCAGGGTTCGCCGACCGCGGTCACGCTGCTGATCGCCGGCGGTCCGAAGGTGGCGGCATTCGCGCTGATGCTGCGCGTCCTGGTCGAAGGCCTGCTGCCGCTGGCGGTGGACTGGCAGATGATGCTGGTGGTGATGTCGGTGGCCTCGCTGGCGATCGGCAACCTGACGGCCATCGTGCAGACCAACCTGAAGCGGATGCTGGCGTATTCCACCATCTCGCACATGGGCTTCGTGCTGCTGGGCATGCTGTCCGGCGTCGCCGGTGGCAAGGCTGACGGCGCTGCCGGCGCCTACAGCGCGTCGATGTTCTACTCGGTGACCTACCTGCTGACCACGCTGGGCACCTTCGGCCTGATCCTGCTGCGCACCAGCAAGGGTTTCGAAGCCGAGACGCTGGAAGACCTGAAGGGCATGTCGCGCCGCAACCCGTGGTTCGCCTTCCTGATGCTGGTGATGATGTTCTCGCTGGCCGGCATCCCGCCGACCGTGGGCTTCTACGCCAAGCTGTCGGTGCTGCAGGCCGTGGTCTCGACCGGCCAGACCTGGCTGGCCGTGGTGGCGGTGCTGTTCTCGCTGATCGGCGCCTTCTACTACCTGCGCGTGGTCAAGCTGATGTACTTCGACGCGCCGGTGGGCGAAGAGAAGATGGAAGCCACCTTCGGCCTGCGTTCGCTGCTGAGCCTGAACGGCCTGGCGATCATCCTGCTCGGCATCTTCCCGGCCGCGCTGATGAACCTGTGCTACACGGCGATCCGCGCCACCCTGGCGTCCTGA
- a CDS encoding DUF2818 family protein, which translates to MSTSAGGWFVIVLALICANLPFVNQRLFGLVPLRRPLKPLWLRLGELLVWYGVAGAAGFAVEASLGNAFPQGWQFYAITACMMLVFAFPGFTWQYLVKHRAAA; encoded by the coding sequence ATGAGCACTTCGGCAGGCGGCTGGTTTGTCATCGTGCTGGCACTGATCTGTGCCAACCTGCCGTTCGTCAACCAGCGGCTGTTCGGCCTGGTGCCGCTGCGCCGGCCGCTCAAGCCGCTGTGGCTGCGCCTGGGCGAACTGCTCGTCTGGTACGGCGTGGCCGGCGCCGCCGGCTTCGCTGTCGAGGCGAGCCTTGGCAATGCTTTCCCGCAAGGGTGGCAGTTCTACGCCATCACCGCCTGCATGATGCTGGTGTTCGCCTTCCCGGGCTTCACCTGGCAATATCTCGTCAAGCACCGCGCCGCGGCCTGA
- a CDS encoding NUDIX domain-containing protein, whose amino-acid sequence MSDKIELARAAAAPHAPDASDGARDAGLTETCVASATLHQGKFLTLKQDIVALPDGKHAGREYVLHPGAVMMIPLFDDGRVLMERQFRYPIGKVMVEFPAGKLDPEEGALRCGQRELLEETGYRAERWDYLTRIHPVISYSTEFIDIFLARGLQAGEAQLDEGEFLETFIMPAGQLIDWVRQGRVSDVKTIIGAFWLEKVLSGAWAPGELPVPR is encoded by the coding sequence ATGAGCGACAAGATCGAACTGGCCCGCGCGGCCGCTGCCCCCCATGCCCCCGACGCCTCCGACGGCGCCCGCGATGCCGGGTTGACGGAGACGTGCGTCGCCTCGGCGACCCTGCACCAGGGCAAGTTCCTCACGCTGAAGCAGGATATCGTCGCGCTGCCCGACGGCAAGCACGCGGGGCGCGAGTACGTGCTGCACCCCGGCGCGGTGATGATGATTCCGCTGTTCGACGACGGCCGCGTGCTGATGGAGCGGCAGTTCCGCTATCCCATCGGCAAGGTCATGGTGGAGTTCCCGGCCGGCAAGCTGGACCCCGAGGAGGGCGCCTTGCGCTGCGGCCAGCGCGAACTGCTGGAAGAGACCGGCTACCGCGCGGAGCGCTGGGACTACCTGACGCGCATCCACCCCGTCATTTCCTACTCGACCGAGTTCATCGACATCTTCCTCGCGCGCGGCCTGCAGGCCGGCGAGGCGCAGCTCGACGAAGGCGAATTCCTCGAGACCTTCATCATGCCCGCCGGCCAGTTGATCGACTGGGTGCGCCAGGGCCGCGTCAGCGACGTCAAGACCATCATCGGTGCGTTCTGGCTGGAGAAGGTGCTGTCGGGCGCCTGGGCGCCAGGCGAACTCCCGGTGCCGCGCTGA
- a CDS encoding crotonase/enoyl-CoA hydratase family protein, translating into MSDTLQLETRGNVLLITLNRPEARNAMDFETATALAAAIDRLEADDTLALAVLTGAGGTFCSGMDLKGFLAGKRPSLPGRGFGGLTEAPPRKVLIAAVEGYALAGGFELALACDLIVASRAAKFGLPEVKRGLVAAAGGLMRLPRRVPYHVAMEYALTGDMMSAEAAHAYGLVNRLAEPGQALDGALALAAAVGANGPLAVATSKRIVAESADWSNEEMFERQRPLVAPVLASSDAREGAAAFAEKRKPVWTGK; encoded by the coding sequence ATGAGCGATACGCTGCAGCTCGAGACGCGCGGCAATGTGCTGCTGATCACCCTCAACCGCCCCGAAGCCCGCAATGCGATGGACTTCGAGACCGCCACCGCCCTGGCCGCGGCGATCGACCGGCTCGAGGCCGATGACACGCTGGCCCTGGCGGTGCTGACCGGTGCCGGCGGCACCTTCTGCTCCGGCATGGACCTGAAGGGCTTCCTCGCCGGCAAGCGTCCCAGCCTGCCCGGGCGCGGCTTCGGCGGCCTGACCGAGGCACCGCCGCGCAAGGTGCTGATCGCCGCGGTGGAAGGCTATGCACTGGCCGGCGGCTTCGAGCTGGCGCTCGCCTGCGACCTGATCGTGGCCTCGCGTGCAGCGAAATTCGGCCTGCCGGAAGTCAAGCGCGGGCTGGTCGCCGCCGCCGGCGGACTGATGCGCCTGCCGCGCCGCGTACCCTACCACGTGGCAATGGAGTACGCGTTGACCGGTGACATGATGAGCGCCGAGGCGGCCCACGCCTATGGCCTGGTCAACCGCCTGGCCGAACCGGGCCAGGCGCTCGACGGCGCGCTGGCGCTGGCCGCCGCGGTCGGCGCCAACGGGCCGCTGGCGGTTGCCACCAGCAAGCGCATCGTCGCCGAGTCGGCCGACTGGTCCAACGAGGAGATGTTCGAGCGCCAGCGCCCGCTGGTGGCTCCGGTGCTTGCCTCGTCCGACGCGCGCGAGGGCGCGGCGGCCTTTGCCGAGAAGCGCAAGCCAGTCTGGACGGGTAAGTAG
- a CDS encoding SDR family NAD(P)-dependent oxidoreductase: MKLDSQMSAVVTGGASGLGLASARRLLERGVAVVICDLSAERGAAALDALQGKVTFVQADVCDTEQMNRVFDAAEALAPLRCLVHCAGLGGPVRLVEKDGSPGSLEKYESIVRINLVGTFNTLRLAAARMAKNEPVDGERGACVLTASVAAYEGQIGQIPYASAKAGIVGMTLVAARDLAQRLIRVCTIAPGLFDTPLLAKLPENVRSSLGAMVPHPARLGAPDEYASTALHILENPMLNGETIRLDGAIRMQPR, translated from the coding sequence ATGAAGCTTGATTCGCAAATGTCCGCCGTCGTCACCGGCGGCGCCTCCGGCCTGGGCCTGGCCAGCGCCCGCCGCCTGCTCGAACGCGGCGTCGCCGTGGTCATCTGCGACCTGTCGGCCGAGCGCGGCGCGGCGGCACTCGACGCGCTGCAGGGCAAGGTGACCTTCGTCCAGGCCGACGTGTGCGACACCGAGCAGATGAACCGCGTCTTCGACGCCGCCGAGGCGCTCGCGCCGCTGCGCTGCCTGGTGCATTGCGCCGGCCTGGGCGGCCCCGTGCGCCTGGTCGAGAAGGACGGCTCTCCCGGCTCCTTGGAAAAGTACGAGTCGATCGTGCGCATCAACCTGGTCGGCACCTTCAACACGCTGCGCCTCGCCGCGGCCCGCATGGCGAAGAACGAGCCGGTCGACGGCGAGCGCGGCGCCTGCGTGCTGACCGCCTCGGTAGCCGCCTACGAAGGCCAGATCGGGCAGATCCCGTACGCCTCGGCCAAGGCCGGCATCGTCGGCATGACGCTGGTGGCTGCGCGCGACCTGGCCCAGCGCCTGATCCGCGTCTGCACCATCGCCCCCGGCCTGTTCGACACCCCGCTGCTGGCCAAGCTGCCGGAGAACGTGCGTAGCTCGCTGGGCGCCATGGTGCCCCACCCGGCACGCCTGGGCGCACCCGACGAGTACGCCTCGACCGCGCTGCACATCCTCGAGAACCCCATGCTCAACGGCGAGACCATCCGCCTGGACGGCGCCATCCGCATGCAGCCGCGCTGA
- a CDS encoding thiolase family protein → MQQAVIVDAIRSPMGRSKPGSAFTELHATELLAQVLKGLVERNRLDPGLVDDVITGCVTQAGEQSAGPGRVAWLAAGFPEHVPATTIDRKCGSSQQAVHFAAQGIMAGAYDIVIACGIESMSRVPMGSARIGQNPYGPSMEARYAPGLVSQGVAAELVAARYELSRAQMDGYSARSHELAAAARERGDFRREILPIVTPNGVVEHDETIRAGTSVEKLGTLQASFRNEELSARFPQVGWNVTAGNASQISDGAAAILLMSESAAARLGLKPRARFVAFDVCGDDPVAMLTAPIPASQRALKKSGLRLDQIDHYEINEAFACVPLAWQKALGADAARLNPRGGAIALGHPLGASGARLMTTMLHALEDSGGRYGLQSMCEAGGMANATIIERL, encoded by the coding sequence ATGCAGCAAGCCGTCATCGTCGACGCCATCCGCAGCCCCATGGGCCGTTCCAAACCGGGTTCGGCCTTCACCGAACTGCATGCCACCGAACTGCTGGCCCAGGTGCTGAAGGGACTGGTCGAGCGCAACCGCCTCGACCCCGGCCTGGTGGACGACGTCATCACCGGCTGCGTGACCCAGGCCGGCGAGCAGTCCGCGGGCCCCGGGCGCGTGGCCTGGCTGGCGGCGGGCTTTCCCGAGCACGTGCCCGCCACCACCATCGACCGCAAGTGCGGCTCCAGCCAGCAGGCCGTGCATTTTGCCGCACAGGGCATCATGGCCGGCGCCTACGACATCGTGATCGCCTGCGGCATCGAGTCGATGAGCCGCGTGCCGATGGGTTCGGCGCGCATCGGCCAGAACCCCTACGGTCCGTCGATGGAAGCCCGCTATGCGCCAGGCCTGGTGTCGCAAGGGGTTGCCGCCGAGCTGGTGGCCGCCCGCTACGAGCTGTCGCGCGCACAGATGGACGGCTATTCGGCACGCTCGCACGAGCTCGCCGCCGCCGCCCGCGAGCGCGGCGACTTCCGCCGCGAGATCCTGCCCATCGTCACGCCGAACGGCGTGGTCGAGCACGACGAGACCATCCGTGCGGGCACCTCGGTGGAAAAGCTGGGCACGCTGCAGGCCTCCTTCCGCAACGAAGAGTTGAGCGCCCGCTTCCCGCAGGTCGGCTGGAACGTCACCGCCGGCAACGCCTCGCAGATCAGCGATGGCGCCGCGGCCATCCTGCTGATGAGCGAGTCCGCCGCGGCGCGCCTGGGCCTGAAGCCGCGCGCCCGCTTCGTCGCCTTCGATGTGTGCGGCGACGACCCGGTGGCCATGCTGACGGCGCCGATCCCCGCCAGCCAGCGCGCGCTGAAGAAGAGCGGCCTGCGCCTGGACCAGATCGACCACTACGAGATCAACGAGGCCTTCGCCTGCGTGCCGCTGGCCTGGCAGAAGGCACTGGGCGCCGACGCGGCGCGCCTGAATCCGCGCGGCGGCGCGATTGCCCTGGGCCACCCGCTGGGCGCCTCCGGCGCGCGCCTGATGACCACCATGCTGCATGCGCTGGAAGACAGCGGCGGCCGCTATGGCCTGCAGTCGATGTGCGAGGCCGGCGGCATGGCCAATGCGACCATCATCGAGCGCCTGTGA
- a CDS encoding IclR family transcriptional regulator — protein MNHPVAAGDQDGEGRLVSALARGVSILGCFSPTAQELSGRELMEMTGLAKPTLFRLLDTLCELGLLRYSERVSKYVPGVGLLNLAAPALARMTVRQLARPLMQELADHICGQLELTLGIGHTLSYVEIVQGVGSKVFRPEVGMRVSVSRTGSGRAYLSLMAPEEREAYLAGLKAQDPQREAWLQERLADAARDLEEYGFCRGHRDLHREIESIAVPMRVRRDGEAWIFAASVPVYSEQSKQLVDNLGPRLVTLVRSVEASLGTIG, from the coding sequence ATGAATCATCCGGTAGCGGCGGGGGACCAGGACGGCGAGGGCCGGCTGGTCAGCGCGCTGGCGCGCGGGGTCTCCATCCTGGGGTGCTTTTCGCCGACGGCACAGGAACTGAGCGGGCGCGAGCTGATGGAGATGACCGGCCTGGCCAAGCCCACCTTGTTCCGCCTGCTCGACACGCTGTGCGAGCTGGGCCTGCTGCGCTACTCGGAACGGGTGTCCAAGTACGTGCCCGGCGTCGGCCTGCTGAACCTGGCGGCGCCGGCGCTGGCGCGCATGACGGTGCGCCAGCTGGCGCGGCCCCTGATGCAGGAACTGGCCGACCACATCTGCGGCCAGCTCGAGCTGACCCTGGGCATCGGCCATACGCTCAGCTACGTCGAGATCGTGCAGGGCGTGGGCAGCAAGGTGTTCCGCCCCGAGGTGGGCATGCGCGTGTCGGTCTCGCGCACCGGCTCGGGCCGCGCCTACCTGTCGCTGATGGCACCCGAGGAGCGCGAGGCTTACCTGGCCGGGCTGAAGGCACAGGATCCGCAGCGCGAGGCCTGGCTGCAGGAGCGCCTGGCCGATGCCGCGCGCGACCTCGAGGAGTACGGCTTCTGCCGCGGCCATCGCGACCTGCACCGGGAAATCGAGTCGATCGCCGTGCCCATGCGGGTGCGCCGCGACGGCGAGGCGTGGATCTTCGCCGCCTCGGTGCCGGTGTACAGCGAGCAGAGCAAGCAGCTCGTCGACAACCTGGGGCCGCGCCTGGTGACGCTGGTACGCAGTGTCGAGGCTTCACTGGGGACGATCGGGTAG
- a CDS encoding AMP-binding enzyme gives MTKLHRWAQIQADKAAEIQADTGAVLTYGGLDRRAGRVGRWLVSLGLLTQHPAVYDAAVSGVPDEEFGEVAKAVVHLRDPARAGAAMAQELVDFCLARLGRPKLPRTVVFDNPLPRLETGKLLRRELKERYRGRPGEGFAVQARRAAADA, from the coding sequence ATGACCAAGCTGCATCGCTGGGCGCAAATACAAGCAGACAAGGCCGCCGAGATCCAGGCCGACACTGGCGCGGTGCTGACCTACGGCGGGCTCGACCGCCGCGCCGGGCGCGTGGGGCGCTGGCTGGTGTCGCTCGGCCTGCTGACGCAGCATCCGGCCGTTTATGACGCCGCCGTGAGCGGGGTGCCCGACGAGGAGTTCGGCGAAGTCGCCAAGGCCGTGGTGCACCTGCGCGACCCGGCCCGGGCCGGCGCCGCCATGGCGCAGGAACTGGTGGATTTCTGCCTGGCCAGGCTGGGCCGCCCGAAACTGCCGCGCACCGTGGTGTTCGACAACCCGCTGCCGCGCCTGGAGACGGGCAAGCTGCTGCGCCGCGAACTCAAGGAGCGCTATCGCGGCCGCCCGGGCGAGGGCTTCGCGGTGCAGGCGCGCCGCGCCGCAGCCGACGCCTGA